AGTTTAGTGCCGTGGAACACCGGATCGGCAATTGCAATACCGAAACTAATTACGCAAAAACGGGCCATCGAGGTCAACGGTTACTTGTTGCCGCAGGGAAACGCCAGTGATGCGCGGATTGTGCAGGAGGTTGGGGAACGTCTCACATACCTTTGCATCTTTAGCTACCAGGCGAAGGCGGACGGTACCTTGACCCCGCAACCGGATTCACAGGCGGTAAGTGCAACCAAAACGGCTAGAGTGCAGCCGCTCATGACCGTGACCAATTTTGACGGGACACAGTTCAACACGGAACTAGCACATACGCTGATGGCAAATTCGAGTCTGCGGCGTAAGCTGATCCAAAGCACCGTAACCATGGCTAGACAGCGTGGGTTCAGTGGCGTCAATGTGGATTTTGAGCATATGCGGCCAACGGATAGGCCACTCTATAACACCCTCATCCGCGAACTCGGCGCAGCATGCCGCAGGCAGGGCCTGTCAATCTCCATCGCGATGGGGCCGAAGACGAGCGACTCACCCACAGCGTCGTGGATGGGCGCTTTCGACTACAAGACGCTCGGTGCCGAAGTCGACTTTCTCATGCTGATGACGTATGAGTGGGGGTGGGTCGGTGGACCACCGATGACCACCATCATGCAATGTGTTGATTGTGGGTCGGCTGGGTTAGTTGGTTTCGGCTGGGTCACCCGGATCAGCCTGTTCAGCCAGTTCAGCCAGGAGCGACTGCACAAAAATAAGACCCACGGGGTTATCCCTGTGGGCTCGTCGTATCTGGAGAACTGGTACCCGGTGGGGCATCATTACTGAGCAGGGGGACATAATCGTCATCCCATGGCGCCCCATCGGCTGTGGCATCACTGATGTAACGATGTGTATTTTCCTCGTCATAGGAACGAATGTGAATATCCATGGTTTTCAGCCCCTACCCCCTTTCATCACTATGTTTCCCTTCTTTCACACACTTAATTCTTCAACCGATATTTGCGGGAACTCGGTATAATAAGACAGACTGCATGCGATAAACGGTGCTTGCGCACCGTGAATGCGTAAGGGAGTGCCGAATTGGGGTACCTGAGTGTTGCTAACGCACCGTGGGTGCGTAAGAGAGTGCTGAATGGGCTGAATGAGTGTTGCTTACGCACGGTGGATGAAAAAGTGTGCTGCTAGAGACTGTTGAGTCGGTCGATGGTCTCTGACTCGAACATATTCAAAACATATTCAAAAAGGGGTGTCGTCGACGTGGATTTTAGCTTGAAAGGGATTCATCATCTGACTGCGGTTTCGTCACAGATTCGAGAAAATTATCAATTTTACACCAAGGTCATGGGGCTGCGTCTGGTTAAGCGGAGTGTTAATCAGGACGACGTGAGTGCGTATCATCTGTTTTACAGCGGCGACAAGCGCGGTACACCAGGAAACGACCTCACTTTCTTCGACTGGAACATCCCCAAGGAAGAGCGCGGCAGTGGAAGTATCATTCGTACCTATCTGCGCGTAAACGGTTCGGAGGCGCTCACCTGGTGGAAAGACTGGCTCTCTGAGCAGGGGGTAAAGCACGACGAGATTGTCGAACTGGACGGTAGACCTACGATGTTTCTTGAAGACCCGGAAGGGCAGCGCCTAGCACTCGTCGACGATGGTGGACAGGGTGATTTGCACGTTCACTGGGAGCAGAGTCCGGTGCCGGCCCATCACCAGATTCGTGGCCAAGGACCCATTATGCTCAGTGTTCCAGAGTTGAGCTACACAGATGTGATGTTGACTGAGGTCCTACACATGCGACAGGTTCGTCAATACGCTCATCCCGAAGAGGGAATGATCCACGTCTACGAGATGGGGGAGGGTGGTCCGCATGCAGAGCTGCATGTAGCTGAACAGCCCCACTTGAGCCGCGCGCAGCTCGGCGCTGGCGGGGTACACCACGTGGCATTCCGCACACCCACAGACGAGGAGTACCAGGAGTGGATAAACCAGATTCGATCTTATCGCATCCCCAACAGCGGCCCAGTCGACAGATACTGGTTTCGGAGTCTGTACTTCCGCGAGCCAAATGGTATTTTGTTTGAGATCGCGACGGATGGTCCAGGTTTTGCTGTCGACGAGAATCCTGACACCCTCGGTGAGAAAGTGGTTTTACCGCCATTTCTCGAACCACAGCGGGCGGAGATTGTCGCGAATCTCAAGCCGATTGATTGACTCCGTGGTCTCACTCAACACGTTCCCTTGCCAGACTCTCACTACCCGCTAAAGCTGTCTGTCTGAGTCATTGCCTGCGTCACTCACTGCCGGACTGATTTTTTGCGGACACTTAGGAAGATTGCGAGGTACCGCCGATATGGACTTCATTCACCGCTTTATTCCGTCAGAAAACCAACACAGCCAGAAGACCTTAATCCTCCTGCACGGGACGGGGGGCAACGAGGAGGATCTTCTTCCACTTGGGCGCTTCCTTGCACAAGACGCCGCCCTTCTTGGCATCCGCGGAAAGGTACTCGAGAACGGTATGTTTCGCTATTTTCGTCGCCTGGAGGAAGGCGTATTTGATGAAGCTGATGTCATTTTTCGCACTCACGAACTCGCGCGCTTCCTCGAGGAAGCCGCCCAAACCTATCAGCTGAATCGCGATGAATTCGTCGCTGTTGGTTATTCCAACGGAGCCAATATCGCCGCGAGTCTGTTATTGCTCGAACCTGACATCTTCTCTGCTGCGGTACTTTTTCGTTCCATGGTTCCACTCGAGCCAGAGGATGTACCGAACCTCAAAGGTAAGCGGGTCCTGATGCAGTCTGGTGCGTTCGATCCGATAATCCCTCCCGCAAACAGCGAACGGCTCGCGCACATGTTGCAAACGGCAGGGGCTAATGTGACCCTCAACTGGCAGCAGACGGGGCACGGTCTGACAAACGAGGAATTCACCATTGCCCGCAGTTGGATGGAACAAATCTGACACCACAGTCAAGGCGCTTCAGTCTCGCGGTTCAGCGTGACGGTGGTGATGACGAACGGGCCGCTCTACGAAAAATTGCCTCAACCGTCCATCTGAGGCACAGCGCGATGGCAACGTAGATTGGGAACGAGTAGATGTGGCGCCAGTGTATCGGATCGTAAATGCCTATCCAGGCCGCAAGAGGCTCGAGTAGAAATGAAAAGGTTAGGGACATCACGACCGATGCGATGATAAATGACCGCCACGTCTTACACCCTTGGTACAGCCACATGTAGGTTAGCGGCATGGCAACAAAGTCCACAGGGATGAAGCGCGTAAAATGCGGTGTAACCTGGACTGGATAGTCCCACATCAGCGTCTCGCTGCCGAGACCGTCGAGGGTGGTTGTTACGATGAGCACAAAGGCTCCAAACAGAGCAATTTGTGGAAGATGTCTCTTATCTACGGTTTTTACCCAAACGGCCCAGGCGACAACGCAAAGAACAACCAGCAACCACCACAGGTCTGTGAACACAATGTGGTTTTGCCAATAATCCAGTTGCGCGTATATGAGTGTCTTGTGAATGGATTGTACCTTGTGAAAGTCGCTGCCGATAGGTCCTCTCATCTCCTCGTGCTCTGAATCTCCTTGCCTCCGCGCCTTCCCGCCTTTCACTGGGTTTCATCACAGACAAGGGTTTCGTGGCCGCGTTTGTAGTTCCAGCATTCCCGACATAGTCTTACCGCCCTACGAGTGAATATTTATTCTGCGTGCCTGTGAATCCTTCCAATTCGTGTTTCAACGCCCAACTTGCGCATTCTATTCTCCTAGATAATGGTGGTACTGCTGCCGCCAGTAGTGCTCTTAAATGGAACCTGTCTCGGCAAGTAGACAACCTGCGATTGCATATCCATCTGATGAGGTGATGGGTGTGGCAAAGTCGCGTATTACGGTATCGAAGGTCTTTTACGGCGCCGAACCAATAGAGACCTTGGAGCCGAATCTGGTCGCGATTCTTCTTTTGCACCTGCGCACGAAGGTCGAGGCAGGGCTCGACCCAGCCGCAGACCCACTGTCCGACAGAGTGTCGAGTGAAGTGTCGAGTGAAGTGTCGAGTGAAGTGTCGAGTGAAGCGGGGCCCGCAGAGCAGCGGGAGCAGAAGACCTCTTCCGGTGGGTGAGCTGTATGCCGATATGTGCCATTTATGCTCGTGTGTCGGATGAGGCGCAAGTAAAGGGGGAGTCCATCGAACACCAAATCAGCTTCTGCAGAGAGATTGCAAGGCGTAGGAGCAGTGAAGGTTTGGGGGTGTGGGAGACGCCGCCCCAGTTGGTGTACGTCGACGAGGGCATTTCCGGTACCAGTCTAGTGAAACGGGCAGCCGTTCAGCAACTCGTTGAAGACGCGAGGAGACAGCGGTTTGAACTTGTGCTGTTCAAGGGCATTTCGCGATTCGCGAGGGACACGGTAGACGCGCTTGTGATGCTGCGAACCTTGCTCGCCTCAGGCGTCCGCGTGGTTTCTGTTGAAGAAAATTTCGATAGTCTGCGCGACAATGCAGAATTTGTGTTTACGATTCACAGTGCGTTGGCACAGGCCGAGTCTGAGAAGACCGCCGTGCGGGTAAGAATGGGGGCCATCGAAAAAGCTCGGCAAGGGAAGTGGAACGGAAAGCCCCCCGATGGGTACATCCTCAACAAAGTCACGAAGCATTTGGAGGTCGATGTTCAATTTGCTCCGCTCATACGCGAGGT
The Alicyclobacillus curvatus genome window above contains:
- a CDS encoding LysM peptidoglycan-binding domain-containing protein — encoded protein: MWIHTVTEGETLRSIAEQYSTTTRELEHFNELQTEEVLVPGQHLLVPSTRDTLAEVYVLRRGDNVARVARKAGVSQTELERWLGIRPAPGSTDSTQAIPGYKSLVPWNTGSAIAIPKLITQKRAIEVNGYLLPQGNASDARIVQEVGERLTYLCIFSYQAKADGTLTPQPDSQAVSATKTARVQPLMTVTNFDGTQFNTELAHTLMANSSLRRKLIQSTVTMARQRGFSGVNVDFEHMRPTDRPLYNTLIRELGAACRRQGLSISIAMGPKTSDSPTASWMGAFDYKTLGAEVDFLMLMTYEWGWVGGPPMTTIMQCVDCGSAGLVGFGWVTRISLFSQFSQERLHKNKTHGVIPVGSSYLENWYPVGHHY
- a CDS encoding alpha/beta hydrolase, with amino-acid sequence MDFIHRFIPSENQHSQKTLILLHGTGGNEEDLLPLGRFLAQDAALLGIRGKVLENGMFRYFRRLEEGVFDEADVIFRTHELARFLEEAAQTYQLNRDEFVAVGYSNGANIAASLLLLEPDIFSAAVLFRSMVPLEPEDVPNLKGKRVLMQSGAFDPIIPPANSERLAHMLQTAGANVTLNWQQTGHGLTNEEFTIARSWMEQI
- a CDS encoding ring-cleaving dioxygenase, which gives rise to MVSDSNIFKTYSKRGVVDVDFSLKGIHHLTAVSSQIRENYQFYTKVMGLRLVKRSVNQDDVSAYHLFYSGDKRGTPGNDLTFFDWNIPKEERGSGSIIRTYLRVNGSEALTWWKDWLSEQGVKHDEIVELDGRPTMFLEDPEGQRLALVDDGGQGDLHVHWEQSPVPAHHQIRGQGPIMLSVPELSYTDVMLTEVLHMRQVRQYAHPEEGMIHVYEMGEGGPHAELHVAEQPHLSRAQLGAGGVHHVAFRTPTDEEYQEWINQIRSYRIPNSGPVDRYWFRSLYFREPNGILFEIATDGPGFAVDENPDTLGEKVVLPPFLEPQRAEIVANLKPID